A single Cyclopterus lumpus isolate fCycLum1 chromosome 1, fCycLum1.pri, whole genome shotgun sequence DNA region contains:
- the LOC117730048 gene encoding adhesion G protein-coupled receptor E1 isoform X2 produces MEYWKELLLLGLLCTLGECHPECDQGFKSESRTCIDVNECEEGLCGENTKCFNTNGSFYCQCLPGFKNNNGDFNFTLGGHCQDFNECTGVDNICGHAANCSNRIGSYMCTCHFGYTNANWSTGNCQDIDECKEADDKKEDLCGVKGTCTNSNGSYWCMCSKGYTNYGNERTTCSELDCDSFNGNGRPAPSLEGLADILFMMRNSCLALSDPSTAGEGNTDGNVLLQKLFTGAEAILAPGLDSSEDVSRLLGVVENAIMLIGPQLKDGRTKSVTNETDAEIAVQRGTTPPIGPIHLTNENATLDTDWTTAAGMGSYPGFALAALLSYKNLEISVNRSFNKLTGHEKDGVNPSFQISSRVVSVVVSNPSTQNLSRHVNITLRHLQDKEESAKLSYICAYWNESGAWSTDGCYQLCSNATHTVCTCKHLSSFAVLMALYDIEHTFGLQVVTKIGLAITLVCLILCILTFKFCHSIQGTRTTIHLHLCICLFMADLIFLAGISQTKPVGGCRFVAAMLHYFFLGVFTWMLLEGVQLYRMVVLVFNASIRPLYLFLTGYGTPLLIVVISAIIRPKGYGTDQYCWLSQDGLIWSFYGPVCFIIIFNVFFFIVTVWKLAQKFTSLNPDLSKLHKIRAFTVTAIAQMCILGLMWVFGAFLFQKGTTVEAYIFTILNSLQGALVFLMHCLLSKQVRDEYAHFLSCVCTPQKKRYSDFSTTNPSSSQSQASRSGQHTGESQI; encoded by the exons ATGGAGTATTGGAAGGAGCTACTTCTTCTGG GCCTATTGTGTACGCTGGGGGAATGTCACCCTGAGTGTGACCAGGGCTTCAAGTCAGAAAGCCGTACCTGTATTG ATGTGAATGAGTGCGAGGAAGGACTTTGTGGCGAAAACACAAAGTGCTTCAACACGAATGGCAGCTTCTACTGCCAGTGTTTGCCAGGCTTCAAAAACAATAATGGGGACTTTAACTTCACGCTCGGTGGACATTGCCaag ATTTCAACGAGTGCACAGGTGTCGACAATATCTGCGGTCATGCTGCCAATTGTTCCAACCGGATTGGGAGCTACATGTGCACCTGTCATTTTGGGTACACCAACGCCAACTGGAGCACTGGAAACTGCCAAG ACATTGATGAATGCAAAGAAGCTGACGATAAGAAAGAAGACCTCTGTGGAGTAAAAGGGACTTGTACAAACAGTAATGGGAGTTACTGGTGCATGTGTTCAAAAGGATACACCAATTATGGCAACGAAAGGACAACATGCTCAG AGCTCGACTGTGACAGCTTCAATGGAAACGGGAGGCCTGCACCG tctctcgaAGGCCTGGCAGACATTTTGTTCATGATGAGAAACAGCTGTTTGGCTCTGTCGGACCCGAGCACCGCTGGTGAAGGGAACACTGATGGAAACGTGCTACTGCAG AAACTTTTCACAGGGGCCGAGGCCATCTTGGCCCCCGGTCTGGACAGCAGTGAAGATGTGAGCAGACTGCTCGGTGTGGTGGAGAACGCTATTATGCTCATTGGCCCACAGCTGAAAGACGGGCGCACCAAGTCAGTGACCAATGAGACAG ATGCGGAGATTGCAGTGCAAAGGGGAACGACTCCCCCCATTGGACCAATCCATCTGACCAATGAGAATGCTACACTCGACACTGACTGGACAACAGCAGCTGGGATGGGATCCTACCCTG GTTTTGCACTGGCTGCGTTGTTGAGCTACAAGAACCTTGAGATATCTGTTAACCGGTCCTTTAACAAGCTCACAGGACATGAAAAGGATGGTGTGAATCCGTCCTTTCAGATCTCCTCTAGAGTTGTGTCTGTTGTGGTCTCTAACCCATCCACTCAGAACCTGAGCCGCCACGTCAACATCACcctcagacacctccag GACAAAGAGGAGTCGGCTAAGCTGAGCTACATCTGTGCGTACTGGAATGAGAGCGGGGCCTGGTCCACAGATGGTTGTTATCAGTTGTGCTCCAATGCCACACACACCGTGTGCACATGTAAACATCTGAGCAGCTTTGCTGTGCTCATGGCACTCTACGATATAGAG CACACCTTTGGGCTCCAGGTGGTGACTAAGATAGGACTGGCCATCACCCTCGTGTGCCTCATACTGTGCATCCTGACATTCAAGTTCTGCCACTCCATACAAGGAACCCGCACCACCATCCACCTGCACCTGTGCATCTGCCTCTTCATGGCTGACCTCATCTTTCTAGCTGGCATTTCACAAACTAAACCTGTG GGAGGCTGCAGGTTCGTTGCCGCGATGCTCCACTACTTCTTCTTGGGAGTGTTTACCTGGATGCTGTTAGAAGGGGTGCAGCTTTACCGCATGGTGGTCCTGGTGTTCAATGCCAGCATTCGGCCCCTCTACTTATTCCTCACGGGTTATGGAACGCCCCTCCTTATCGTCGTCATATCTGCCATCATTAGACCAAAAGGCTACGGCACTGACCAATa CTGCTGGCTGTCTCAAGACGGCCTCATCTGGAGTTTCTACGGTCCTGTgtgcttcatcatcatcttcaatGTCTTCTTTTTCATCGTCACCGTCTGGAAGCTGGCCCAGAAGTTCACCAGCCTCAACCCAGACCTCTCCAAACTGCATAAAATTAG AGCGTTCACAGTGACAGCCATCGCCCAGATGTGCATTCTGGGTCTGATGTGGGTGTTTGGGGCCTTCCTGTTTCAAAAGGGCACCACAGTGGAAGCATACATCTTCACTATCCTCAACAGCCTGCAGGGGGCGCTGGTCTTCCTCATGCACTGCCTACTGTCTAAACAG gTGAGAGATGAGTACGCCCATTTCCTCTCCTGTGTCTgcacaccacagaagaagaggtaCTCCGACTTCAGCACTACCAATCCCTCCAGTAGTCAGTCACAA GCTTCTCGGAGTGGGCAGCACACCGGAGAATCCCAAATATGA
- the LOC117730048 gene encoding adhesion G protein-coupled receptor E1 isoform X1, producing the protein MDLGPRKNHQLCGGYWFAFNMEYWKELLLLGLLCTLGECHPECDQGFKSESRTCIDVNECEEGLCGENTKCFNTNGSFYCQCLPGFKNNNGDFNFTLGGHCQDFNECTGVDNICGHAANCSNRIGSYMCTCHFGYTNANWSTGNCQDIDECKEADDKKEDLCGVKGTCTNSNGSYWCMCSKGYTNYGNERTTCSELDCDSFNGNGRPAPSLEGLADILFMMRNSCLALSDPSTAGEGNTDGNVLLQKLFTGAEAILAPGLDSSEDVSRLLGVVENAIMLIGPQLKDGRTKSVTNETDAEIAVQRGTTPPIGPIHLTNENATLDTDWTTAAGMGSYPGFALAALLSYKNLEISVNRSFNKLTGHEKDGVNPSFQISSRVVSVVVSNPSTQNLSRHVNITLRHLQDKEESAKLSYICAYWNESGAWSTDGCYQLCSNATHTVCTCKHLSSFAVLMALYDIEHTFGLQVVTKIGLAITLVCLILCILTFKFCHSIQGTRTTIHLHLCICLFMADLIFLAGISQTKPVGGCRFVAAMLHYFFLGVFTWMLLEGVQLYRMVVLVFNASIRPLYLFLTGYGTPLLIVVISAIIRPKGYGTDQYCWLSQDGLIWSFYGPVCFIIIFNVFFFIVTVWKLAQKFTSLNPDLSKLHKIRAFTVTAIAQMCILGLMWVFGAFLFQKGTTVEAYIFTILNSLQGALVFLMHCLLSKQVRDEYAHFLSCVCTPQKKRYSDFSTTNPSSSQSQASRSGQHTGESQI; encoded by the exons ATGGACCTTGGACCACGGAAAAA TCATCAGCTGTGTGGGGGATATTGGTTTGCCTTCAACATGGAGTATTGGAAGGAGCTACTTCTTCTGG GCCTATTGTGTACGCTGGGGGAATGTCACCCTGAGTGTGACCAGGGCTTCAAGTCAGAAAGCCGTACCTGTATTG ATGTGAATGAGTGCGAGGAAGGACTTTGTGGCGAAAACACAAAGTGCTTCAACACGAATGGCAGCTTCTACTGCCAGTGTTTGCCAGGCTTCAAAAACAATAATGGGGACTTTAACTTCACGCTCGGTGGACATTGCCaag ATTTCAACGAGTGCACAGGTGTCGACAATATCTGCGGTCATGCTGCCAATTGTTCCAACCGGATTGGGAGCTACATGTGCACCTGTCATTTTGGGTACACCAACGCCAACTGGAGCACTGGAAACTGCCAAG ACATTGATGAATGCAAAGAAGCTGACGATAAGAAAGAAGACCTCTGTGGAGTAAAAGGGACTTGTACAAACAGTAATGGGAGTTACTGGTGCATGTGTTCAAAAGGATACACCAATTATGGCAACGAAAGGACAACATGCTCAG AGCTCGACTGTGACAGCTTCAATGGAAACGGGAGGCCTGCACCG tctctcgaAGGCCTGGCAGACATTTTGTTCATGATGAGAAACAGCTGTTTGGCTCTGTCGGACCCGAGCACCGCTGGTGAAGGGAACACTGATGGAAACGTGCTACTGCAG AAACTTTTCACAGGGGCCGAGGCCATCTTGGCCCCCGGTCTGGACAGCAGTGAAGATGTGAGCAGACTGCTCGGTGTGGTGGAGAACGCTATTATGCTCATTGGCCCACAGCTGAAAGACGGGCGCACCAAGTCAGTGACCAATGAGACAG ATGCGGAGATTGCAGTGCAAAGGGGAACGACTCCCCCCATTGGACCAATCCATCTGACCAATGAGAATGCTACACTCGACACTGACTGGACAACAGCAGCTGGGATGGGATCCTACCCTG GTTTTGCACTGGCTGCGTTGTTGAGCTACAAGAACCTTGAGATATCTGTTAACCGGTCCTTTAACAAGCTCACAGGACATGAAAAGGATGGTGTGAATCCGTCCTTTCAGATCTCCTCTAGAGTTGTGTCTGTTGTGGTCTCTAACCCATCCACTCAGAACCTGAGCCGCCACGTCAACATCACcctcagacacctccag GACAAAGAGGAGTCGGCTAAGCTGAGCTACATCTGTGCGTACTGGAATGAGAGCGGGGCCTGGTCCACAGATGGTTGTTATCAGTTGTGCTCCAATGCCACACACACCGTGTGCACATGTAAACATCTGAGCAGCTTTGCTGTGCTCATGGCACTCTACGATATAGAG CACACCTTTGGGCTCCAGGTGGTGACTAAGATAGGACTGGCCATCACCCTCGTGTGCCTCATACTGTGCATCCTGACATTCAAGTTCTGCCACTCCATACAAGGAACCCGCACCACCATCCACCTGCACCTGTGCATCTGCCTCTTCATGGCTGACCTCATCTTTCTAGCTGGCATTTCACAAACTAAACCTGTG GGAGGCTGCAGGTTCGTTGCCGCGATGCTCCACTACTTCTTCTTGGGAGTGTTTACCTGGATGCTGTTAGAAGGGGTGCAGCTTTACCGCATGGTGGTCCTGGTGTTCAATGCCAGCATTCGGCCCCTCTACTTATTCCTCACGGGTTATGGAACGCCCCTCCTTATCGTCGTCATATCTGCCATCATTAGACCAAAAGGCTACGGCACTGACCAATa CTGCTGGCTGTCTCAAGACGGCCTCATCTGGAGTTTCTACGGTCCTGTgtgcttcatcatcatcttcaatGTCTTCTTTTTCATCGTCACCGTCTGGAAGCTGGCCCAGAAGTTCACCAGCCTCAACCCAGACCTCTCCAAACTGCATAAAATTAG AGCGTTCACAGTGACAGCCATCGCCCAGATGTGCATTCTGGGTCTGATGTGGGTGTTTGGGGCCTTCCTGTTTCAAAAGGGCACCACAGTGGAAGCATACATCTTCACTATCCTCAACAGCCTGCAGGGGGCGCTGGTCTTCCTCATGCACTGCCTACTGTCTAAACAG gTGAGAGATGAGTACGCCCATTTCCTCTCCTGTGTCTgcacaccacagaagaagaggtaCTCCGACTTCAGCACTACCAATCCCTCCAGTAGTCAGTCACAA GCTTCTCGGAGTGGGCAGCACACCGGAGAATCCCAAATATGA
- the LOC117739559 gene encoding basement membrane-specific heparan sulfate proteoglycan core protein-like, with protein MDVAGQAPDVSVEPRAATVRQGESASFRCQVQRGAQPIQLVWKKANNQALPDNVKTGPDGSVLTVANAGPENQGQYRCVASNSVGRGSASAVLNIKHAPQVRLTPVGPLRVRMGEPVSVECRATGRPRPTLSWKRQGSTLQLVTKETNDVNTIQWPVVRPEDSGVYICQAENNEGVAKVKVEVIVVGQPGAPVASVEATEMTVVEGHTITMACQASGSPPPVITWSKLRAPLPWKHSMVGGVLTLTSVGRQDSGQYICNATNIHGYSEAYTQMEVESPPYATCLPDQVRLQPGDALHVQCLSHGSHPLQFEWSRGERVSLPPGAETTKDGRLRIAHVKLSDSGTYKCVATNHIGSSEALAKVIIKP; from the exons ATGGACG TTGCTGGTCAGGCTCCTGACGTCTCCGTGGAGCCCCGGGCTGCTACTGTGCGCCAAGGGGAGTCGGCCAGCTTTAGATGCCAGGTGCAGAGAGGTGCCCAGCCAATCCAACTGGTGTGGAAGAAAGCCAATAACCAAGCATTACCAG ACAATGTGAAGACGGGTCCTGATGGCTCTGTGCTGACGGTTGCCAACGCTGGACCTGAAAACCAAGGCCAGTATCGCTGCGTGGCCTCCAACTCTGTAGGCCGCGGCAGTGCCTCGGCTGTGCTGAACATCAAAC ATGCTCCTCAAGTGCGGCTGACACCTGTAGGGCCCCTGCGAGTCAGGATGGGTGAACCTGTCTCGGTGGAGTGTCGCGCCACAGGCAGGCCACGGCCCACGCTTTCCTGGAAACGCCAAGGCTCCACCCTGCAGCTGGTAACCAAGGAGACAAATGATGTCAACACTATACAG TGGCCTGTAGTGCGTCCAGAGGACTCAGGAGTTTATATTTGCCAGGCTGAAAACAATGAGGGTGTGGCAAAGGTCAAAGTGGAGGTCATTGTTGTGGGGCAGCCGGGCGCACCAGTGGCTTCAGTGGAGGCGACAGAAATGACAGTGGTGGAGGGACATACAATCACAATGGCGTGTCAGGCCAGTG GTTCCCCTCCTCCGGTCATCACCTGGTCCAAGCTGCGAGCaccgttgccatggaaacactCAATGGTTGGTGGAGTTTTGACACTGACCAGCGTGGGGCGCCAAGATTCAGGCCAATACATCTGTAATGCAACCAACATACATGGCTACAGTGAAGCGTACACgcagatggaggtggaga GTCCTCCATACGCCACCTGCCTGCCGGACCAGGTGAGGCTCCAGCCTGGGGATGCGCTGCACGTTCAGTGCCTTTCCCACGGCTCTCATCCCCTTCAGTTTGAGTGGAGCCGGGGTGAGAGGGTGAGTCTGCCTCCAGGAGCAGAGACCACGAAGGATGGAAGGCTGCGCATCGCCCACGTTAAACTCAGCGACAGCGGGACGTACAAATGTGTGGCCACCAACCACATTGGCTCCAGTGAGGCGCTGGCCAAAGTCATCATAAAAC CTTAA